The following coding sequences lie in one Paroedura picta isolate Pp20150507F chromosome 10, Ppicta_v3.0, whole genome shotgun sequence genomic window:
- the PDCL2 gene encoding phosducin-like protein 2 yields MQDPNEDTEWNDILRDFGILPPKEEVKDEMEEMVLRLQKEAEVKPYERMNLEQLKEAEDDFGEEDMKAVEMYRKQRLKELKSLWKTQRYGELREISGEQYVKEVTNAPKDVWVVIHLYQSSIPMCSLVNRHLSLLAQKFPETKFVKAVASSCIENYHDSCLPTLFVYENGQIKGKFLGVTECGGTKLTVEELEWKLAEVGALRTDLEENPKKDVVDMMTSSIRNASIRD; encoded by the exons ATGCAG GATCCCAATGAAGATACAGAATGGAATGACATATTAAGAGACTTTGGAATTCTGCCACCAAAAGAAGAGGttaaggatgaaatggaagaaatgGTTTTACGTTTACAGAAAGAAGCAGaag TCAAGCCGTATGAAAGGATGAATCTGGAACAACTCAAAGAAGCTGAAGATGACTTTGGCGAGGAGGACATGAAAGCTGTAGAAATGTACAG gaaacaacgcttaaaagaacTGAAATCCTTATGGAAGACACAAAGATATGGAGAACTCAGAGAAATTTCTGGTGAACAGTATGTCAAAGAAGTGACCAATGCCCCCAAAGATGTGTGGGTTGTCATTCATCTATACCAATCAAG CATCCCTATGTGTTCACTAGTTAACAGACATCTCAGCCTGCTGGCCCAAAAGTTCCCTGAAACCAAATTTGTCAAAGCTGTGGCCAGCAGCTGTATCGAAAATTACCACGACAGTTGCTTGCCTACACTGTTTGTCTACGAAAATGGACAGATCAAAGGCAAGTTCTTGGGAGTCACGGAATGCGGAGGGACAAAGCTAACAGTGGAAG AACTTGAATGGAAGTTGGCAGAAGTTGGGGCTCTCAGAACTGATTTGGAAGAAAACCCCAAGAAAGATGTTGTGGATATGATGACGTCTTCCATTAGAAATGCTTCCATACGTGACTAA